Part of the Zingiber officinale cultivar Zhangliang chromosome 6A, Zo_v1.1, whole genome shotgun sequence genome, agtggctagcacatgaggtgttgccaccatgaggtctgaggttcgaatttcaataaagccgaggtaaatgcctcccttatgtgctagtcactatttcaaaggctagtagtcgtccgtgatttacctccttcgtgttgaccctgggacggattggcgggggtgctgggggcgagcgtattcgccttttgccaccaagtATCTTCTACAATCACTTTATAATTTGCATGTCATACTCTTCACTCGAATGCACACTATGGAGCACTTTAGAATATAATCCTTGATTATCTTTTTGTCAAACCCACTTCAAAAGGTTCAGGTTCCTATCTTTGCTTTACAAAACTAAACTTGATGAGGAACTTAGTTCTCTTCAAACAGGTACTTCTTGATTTCAACAAAACACTAGTCCTCAACAAAAAGAATATATTATGCAATGATAAAGAGTGCTCTTCAACAAATGCATGGCTTCTATTTACTTCAAATCAATACATCCCTGAGAATCATTTGAACAATTAATTcatattgaaaagaaaaaaaaataatagtagcAAATGATGCATTTTAAAAATACCATATTTTTCATAAACAGAATGCATTTTAAGAGACAATTTAAacatacagcaagaaactaaacaCATTCAATAGAGCTTCAGAAGTCAACCATGGTTTAAGTAGACAAACTGTGATAGCTTGCCTTAATTTACGATCTTTTAAAAGATCCAAAGTATTTAGAACAAATAAAACACTACATCCCAAGGACCGAATATTAGAAAATCCTACAAACCATTAATCTTGTAAAAATCAAACAGATACATGCAAAATGATAAATATCACTAGTAAAACCAACATAAACTTACCCAGAATAGTAGTTCTTTGGCAGATAAACATCTCGAACAGGACCAAATCTATCAAATTGAGCTCGAAGATCCTCAGGACTGTAGGACAATAAAAAGGATTCTCGAATAAATTTACTGTTGTTGATTGGCCATCAGAACAGATACACACATAAATTATCTATCTATCTATAGTAATCAAATAATTGCGACAGAAAAATGTTACGAGAAACATTACCGACAATTTAGAGGAATATTCCGAACCAAAAGGCTGCCAGATCCCTGTTCCTTCCCACCATACCCACCCCCATAACCTCTCCTGGGTGGACTTCTTCCTCTACCACCATAACCCCTCCTGGGTGGACTATGGTAAGGTGGACTGTACCTCCTCATCAGAAATCTGAAAAATAGCACCCAAAATTCATCATTTCTTATTGGAAGTCAGTAATGACAACAAGAGATTATGATACCAACAGAAGGAATACAAATAAAATTAGTTCAAATTATTGTGAAAAAACAATATAACAGCAATCTTTCTAGGAAGAACAAATATCATGTTTGACAGGTACTTGAGATCAGAATGCGGTTCCTAAAAGTTTCTAGTCACATTAATATCTTGGAGTGTAACAGAATAGCACTGCACTGGATTTTGGCACGAGAAGTTCATCAAATGCAGCAAGAAGTATGTTAACTCTACCAGAATCTAACAATTAATAGTAATGCCTGTGATTGAAGAGGCATCACATGATGTCTTCCTGAATTATCAAATATTTAGCAAAACTTCTACACTGTATAACCATACACCAATGAACTCAGCAGATCAGATCTCGAATTTCCAATATCAACTATATTAAATTAACTTAGCCTGAGAGAAGATGCAAGCTAACAAATATTGCCTAGATAACCCCTATTTTAAAAGTAAAGAAACCATGAGACTCCGACAATAAGCAAAGACAGACTAATGTAAACATTATTAAACTCAGACAAACATTGTTCTCAAAGTTTCAGCTTCGAGCCATGTAAAGTAGCTAGAGATTTGTTACTAATCGCGTATCAGACTCCATAACCTATATCAAGTAGTCAAAGCAATAGAAACGTCAGAAAATTCGATCTTTAGCAGGCATACAAACTGATCTCATTGCATCAGAGTAAATAGGTCATAATACGAACGAAAATACATATAAACATGTCAAGCAATATTTCtgataaaaagaaacaaaaaaacatATAATTAGAGATAGAAAACcgagatcttcaagaagaaataatagaaaaatacgAGCAAAGGCGGGGCATTTCAGATCCAAGGACAGAAATCGAACCTGTAGGAGAAAGGGAAGGCGAAGGATTCGACCGGAAAACCGTAAAAGTTGTAGGATCTCCCGGATGGGCGACGGGCGTACACAGGCGAGAGGAGGGGAATCGTAGCTTCCGCTTTGTTGGTGCAAACCCTAGTGATGAGACAGATGTCTTCGAATACAATTTGGGGCAAAATATAGACGACCCGTGGACCTGCACGTGAGCATCGCACTCCTACTAGGGAAATCAGTAAGGTACGTGTAAaattacattataaatttgattattttatttaatttaattttaaatcctaCACATTATTagtttgattattttatttaatttaattttaaatttataatataatcttgattataaaagtagtgaaattttataatataaattacaaagtaaataatatataatctgattacattacgagattattatttaatcaaaatttaaatatcgAATATACTCCTAATCAACCGTCAACCCCCGTCTGTCATCGTCAATCGCCACTTACCGCCGTCGATCGGTCACAGCCTGTCGCCACCTGCCGCCTGTCGCCATCGGGCGCTACTACTGACCGCCGACATCGATTGTCAACCGTCACCGCTGGTCGTCGACATTAGTCGTCGACAGTCAACGTCGACCGCCGACATCGATCGTCGATCGCCGCAAACTTCGACAAAAGTGCGACGACCATCAATAAAAGTCataggatatttttatcattttataataatacaaattatattccttataaaaataataaatatcaaataaaaaaatataatcaccTTTTAATcaaaaattacatatattatattatcaaacgtagtaatataatcaaaattatattatattacattacaaatttaattacattacaagctcaattatattacacccaaccaaacgtaacctaaataatttttttttttgtttctaaaatcatTATGTTTATACTATAAATAAAGACGCCTGGGCATTTATCTTACTTCAtccatctatatttttttttattacatcATCATTTTAGATTTAATCTGATTGATGAACTATTTCTATCTTCCCTTTTGTACAAAATACAATATATGAACAAGTTGAATAGAACAATAATGAGCTGTTCATTTAGCTCTTCACCGAAAACAAACATAAGAAAAGCGTGTTCAGGCGTATTAGAAGTTCCCCTGAGAAGCCCAACCCTTTTTCTCTAGTTCCAACCGCAATGCCTTGCCACAAACAAGAAAGACGATGGATCAAACATAAGAAACATAAACAGATTTGATCCTCCAATCTAACTGAGATTTGATCTCGGTCTttaatgataaattaataaagaGCAGCCATCACAAACGATGGTAAATCACGGTCAGATCAGACGGACAAATAGAATTCCTTTTCCGACAAACATGGCGACAACGCAACCAAAGATCAGAGCTATATTCACATCATGCAGAATGAGTAACAAAAGTGCAATTGGGTGTTACCTTTATCCTCTTCTTATTGACATCAAAGTCGAAGTTCCCGGTACGGGATGCTGAACGATACTCTACGATGGAGTTCTTTCCGGGTGGGAACCAAAACTCGACGTCGTCAATAAACTAAGTGCAACAAAATTCATGAATTAGGCTTATTGAATAGTGAATCAAAACTTTTATTTGTAAGCAAGGGTTTTAATATTTTACACCCATTATAGGACTTTGGTATTCAACTCTGATGTAGTCTTCTCTTCTTTCAGCGATAAGAGGAGTAAAATTATCGGGCTTCAGTGTTGTCACCTGAACACAAACAGATGAAACACTTGAATACGATGTTATATGCAAATGCAGAGATGCAAATGAAACTGTGTGGGTTCTGAGTTCTGACTCACCACCTGAAGAAGCTCGGTGATGGCTTCCTCTTTGCTTATTGGGTTCTTCCTATTTCCATCTTCAGGATTGTAATTCCTAGGATCCAGAAGAGATTGTATTGGTTAAGCAATTCGATTCTCCAAAAAGCCCTCTCTACTCCTTTTAATTAGGAGATAAtatttaacaataaaaaaaataataaagaatcAAGTCTGGGAATTTTATATATCAACTGTAAGCTGTTCTATAATTTATTCAACATAATAACTGTTGAAAACGTCATGTCAAGATGGGGAGCTATATTGATTCTGATGAAGTTATACAAACACAATCAACTAATTAATATAAATACTTCTATGACAAATTTGCCTCTCTTTGTTAGTTCCAGAAATGTCTTATTCCATTAACTTTAAATTTGTAAATTTTGTGCTACTATTCCCTTAGATTTGGATATATTATAAAAACGTAGTTAAAATCCATGGAGTTTCCTTTGGCTCTTCCTGGGGTGACATGTGGTGGGCTCTTTGAAGACATTGCATTTGTCCCTCACATGCAGTCTTCGTCTCTTAATCAAGCCTCCTATGATGGTCACGCCAAGCAGTAGTTAAATTTAGGAGAATTAATTTGGCAGAATGAAGGGATCTATGTGTTGAATTGAATTGGGTACCTACAAATAGCTAACCAATTAAATGAAACCAATCATTGTCATATTATCACATAATCATAGGTATGTATAAGACTATTTGGTGCTAATTCAGAACTAACACTGAGGATATACATGTTCTCAGACTCGAACAGTCACTTTAAGGAATGGATATAACCAAGGAGACAGTAGCTTACCAAGGGGGAGCATAGTGTTGGTTATCGGTAATCTCCTCTGCAGTAGATATGCAGTTATTGGTTGCAGGGCACAGTGCTAGAGAAGGAGGATTCTTCTGAACTCCGAGATAGCTGGGTTTTGTTCCACTATTCATGTCAAACAAAACAGTTTAATGCTGCAATCTTTTTCACTTAAAGCAACATgataaataagaaaagagcaagaaagTGACTTGACTACTATAAGTGTGACATTGACATTAAGTTCAATACTATATGGTGAGTCGTGAGTTGataaaaagttttataaattaaaataaatgagctCCTACTAATATGTGCTTAAAGCATTTTAGGTCAATGATTGAATATAATAAGTCAATGGGTAAGTTCTCTCATCTAATCATATTTTGACAATTGGTATGATGGACTTCAATCATAGATTTGGTGAGGTGATGGAAAATTTTGTCAATATGATTGTATTATCACTATTGGGCCACACCAGTTTGACAGGGACACCAAGCCTTAAATGTGGAAGATTGTAATCCTGCAATTTAGATTGATAGAAGATTTCTAAGATTAGATGAGTGAGTTTTTATTAACCTTAGCTTAAATATTCTTAGGCCAATGGTTGTATTTTACAAGTTACCGAGTTAATTCTCTTATGTAAGTGATAAGTTTCCCTACCGGCAAACAATCTATATGCTAAATATGATATATGAGCATCAATGAGGTCTGTATTTCTTGGTTGTTCATACTGCATTTAAGTTAATGAGTTCCACATTAACTTGTAAGGTCAAAAATTATCTTGCTCCTAAATTAAAAAGGTCTGGTTAATGAATTTATTTGTTTCTAATAAAATAGATAACTAACACACCATGGGAATTTCAATTTTGCTATTTTTAACCAAGTTTTAATTCCTAGTGTTATAATTGGAATTCAGGGCTGGGCatgtcaaaaatcaaaaagggATCCAAAAAAAGAGAATTTCCAGGTCAATTGCTCATGATACATCATGATAATTGTATTCAAGTTTCCACAAAACCTAAATATCTTACTCCTAGAACACCAATCCTTGCAAGCAAAAGTTTTGCACATTCACTCTTCACTTGCAAGTTGTTACCCATCATTAAGTAACAAAGAATTCATTCAATCACATCAACTGCATTTCACTTCATTCATGTTCTAGATCCTGTGCATGAGATGATAAATTGAGCATCTgcaagaaacaaaagaaaacaaaaatccTATATTGAAACTTGAGACTAGAACGAGATCTTCATTTGCTATTACTATTTTTTTCTAAATGCTTTTAAATAAACCGTGCTTTTGCTAGAGATATTACCCGAACTGGAAGATAGCTGCTAATGCTGCAACTTCGCTGCTCCTCAGCAACACTTCCCTTGATTGAAGATAAATGCCAAATCGAACTACAGTTAGAGAGCAAGAGATTCCGGAACAAACTCAGAAGAAATGGTCGAATCTGTCAGGGTTTTCGCGCACCTTCTTCCTAGGCGTGGCTCGAAGGAGTTGGAACTGGCAGCCCTTGGAAGCGATCGGAGTGAGCACCAGAGAAGAAGTGGTTGCGACGCTGCCATCGGAATCGGCCTTGAGCCGGCGGCGGAAGGCGGAAGAGGGATTATAGATAACTGGTGGATCGGCGTTCCGATAGCCGCGTGTTGGCCCGAGGATTACTGAGGAATGGGCTTCATGTTGCGGCAAGTTTAAAACGGGCTTATGGCCTAGCCCATTTATCCAATTTAGATCGAATGAGCCGGGCCGGTAAATGCCCATTCGTTTCAAGCTACCCAAGTTCTGCCCTAGCTCCAAACTACAAATATGCAACCATTTCAGTCAGCGTCTACAATACATCACTCTTCATCATCGTCTCCTTTCTCGTCTTACTCTCCGCCGCCGTCGGCTTCTCTTTCGTTGCTAATCCTAACGACTTCCCCGAGCCCTTGTATTCATTGATGATCATGGTGATACATTCTCTTGtatatctatatatttttttctccttTGAAATTGTTGGGAAAATTTGAGATCCGTTGTTTTCCTCTCaagttagtatttttttttgttgattttgTTTCTGTTTAGATATGTAACTTGAACATATTCTGCTTACCTTTCTGCAAATCAGCATAGTCAAGATGCTTGTAATTTATGAGATCATCTTTTATAGAGTTTCTCTAacttgcttttgtttttttttcatgtcTTTATCATACATGCTATTTTTCGTATTGAATATAATTATTCTCTCTTATTTTTTCAGTTGTTTgataatattttctattttttgtatatatattttggTCTTTGGCTGTTGAATGATTGGTTGTTGCTTGCATTTTTATGATCCCATTCGGTTTCTTGGTATCATCTCCTCCATAGAATTGTATAAGTAATCTATTTTATGCACGCATACTCTCTTATGTAAGAACCTTCTTCAACATGTTTTCGTTCATCCTTTGAGCCGTGATGTGAATAATTTTTCTGCGTTATCTTTCTGCAACTCTTTTGGAGTAGTGAAGATGACTATAAACCACTGAGTTCATCTCAAGTTTATAGAGTTTCTCTAGATTTTTTGgggtaatttttcatgtctttatgaGACTTTCTATAGCATGCCATTTTTTCCTTACAAAAAAACTTCTCTGATACTATTTTGTATTTTTCTTTCATGCACATCTGCACTGATGGTCTCCAACATGCTTTAACACAGCTTTGGTACATATCATATGTTTTTTGAGATACAAATATTCAATTTCATGGTTTCATGTATATTATTAGCGCATATGTATTCTTTGTTTTATGTAAGATCTCTTTTACATCTTTTATTCTATTCTCATTTTTCAATGGAATTTGGCTTGTTTGGATTACTTTTGGGTATAGGTCTTTTACTAGTTAATATTTGTTATGCCTCTAGAATAGTTGTTTTCTTAAACGAGTTCCTTGATAATAAGACATAAAAACTTTTTTAAGAAATATTATTAAAATGCCATTTTTAAGAATAAACAAAAACTGaactaaattctaaattaaaattgaaataatGTTAAACAATGTAAAGCTAAATTTGTTGAAATACTCCAAAGgaaaacaaaattaattatatcattatcattatatatagttttttagGATTGGACCATTTGtggcttggttggtgttttgatctgtGATGTGAATATTTTCTGCGTTATCTTTCTGCAACTCATTATGAGTAATGGAGATGACTTATTCTACTGAGATCCCCCTATCATCCTATTGGAACTTTTTTAGTTTAGGTTTTTTTTAGTCTTTAGCTTAGTTATGAGTACTCACATTATCATCAATTCAAATCAATTGAGATATAGATGCTGATATTTGTTTGTAATCggtagtttaaaaattatttggcttttttttgtgttttcaatgtgaacaTGTTTTTGTTATGGGCAATATCTTGACATATAAGGAACATGCTAGTTTTTGAACCTAGCATAGCTTTCAATTCTAAGATCATTCCCAtttctatatctaaaatttaggataaataatTCACTttgttaaatttagataatcacttttcatattatttttaattttgttattattatcttctttttcttctatttttttattattatatttataaaataagtgGAAGGATTGGAATTCAAAagaatgagtggaaggagagagatttttttttattttatttttagaatagaggttatattttctaaatttagagaattattatttatcaaatttaaattttaggaaTAGATAGAGTAGTTGATGTACaggtttttttaaattattttattagagTAAAATTTTTTGGATAGAGTACTTGATATAGATGCTCTAAGGATTTTGCTATAAGAGGATCAAattgattgtttgaattaatTGGAACTCAATTATGTGGAATTGTTAGGATATGTGGACTAGTTGGGTTATGGTGGCATTTTCATATTATCCAAGTTTCTCATGAAGTGTTGACTGCTCACGTTATAGTTTCATTGTCTTCTGTGCAGTGTAAGCTCTTGATAGCTCGTTTTTGCTAATTTACTCTTCTTAAAATCTTCATTACACATAGTTGTGTCTCGTCTCTCATTATAATGACTTATACATATTTCTCCTAATAATGATATATCTGATGATGATTTTTCtgtaactgattttcttcttgtgACCATGTTTTTTAATTGATATCGAGTTATTTTCTTCATTCTTTGAGCGAGCATCAGTGATGTAAAATCTCTTTCGTTATCCTTGCACTTTGATTGCCCGTGAAGATAAATGTGGGGAAATTAATACTGAGATGTTCGAACTCAATTCTCTCTTTATAATtgtgtattttaattttttaatcgaAGATACGGAGAAAATAGTGTTGATATTTTTAACGTAGTTGTATTAATTATCCCTATTTTGTTTTATTGAAAATAATTATCTATTTtattaatttgtatttttttttaaaaaaaaattcatcttaTTTTGCAAGTTTCGTATCAAATAACAGTCATCATCTATCAGGCGTCACCGCCCAGTTTTTTTCCCGTGAAGAAGTGCCATCAACAGCGATACTAGTGATTGCGGATCATTGGATATTCTTTCGCTACATCTTGAGTAGCAAGCCATTTTTAGATCATGATTGTTGAAGGGAAGCgtcttttgattattttttatactTGAATTGAAGCTTGAGCCTCTAAACTGGTGTAATATATATACAAAGTTCATGAGTTCCATCACTCGTGTAATTTATATGCAAAGTTCTTGTCTTGAACATGGATAAAATAGTATTGTTAATTCCTCAGCCGCTTGCATCTACTTTCACTTGTCGTTTGGATTTTTACATTGTCTGTAAAGCTagtaatttagttatttttattgaatttgcttatttatgatatgataattagttattttttaaatgtttttttacaAAAGGACAGACGTGGCCACCATATCAAAAGGAATCATAaagtaattattattatttaaacgtTTGATGAAAATTGTTTTCCTCCCTAAATTTCCATTTATTATAGGGTAAAtggttagattaattaattaaatctaatattaaaattaaaattttcgtattttgaatatatatattaatgtcATCTAATTTTGATGGgtgattatattattttatttaatgtctaatatttttttataaaaaatgtaatttatattattataaaatgataaaattatCTTATGACGACAGACAATGATtggtgaaaaaaaataaataaaaataaatgatgaTATCCTAATATAATCGGAttataagattttattttttttataattcaaattaattacattatagttttaaaatttaccaaaaaattaatatTGTAATATAATCTTCTCTTAATATGTGCGGaatgaaaatatttaaatattagatttcatgtAACATTAAATCGATCAAATTtgctaaaaaaaatatacatttaaatccatcacaagaaatatctACTTAAAAATTATCAACCAGGATTAATGACTTCAGACAGGAGGAGGACTCTTTGAAATTCGAAGAACACCTAAAACATTATGTATTTTATGAATCCGGAAAAAGACATGCCGTTTTAAGCCATCTTCTTCGCGCTTTTGTACTCCCCGCTTCCAGAGACCTCTTCTCGCTCCTCAATCGCAGTTAACGACGACGATGGCGCCGATGCCGTCACCGTCCGTGGCTTCAGCATTAGCTGGTAATCCCTTCGGATCCCCCACAGCACTTCGGCGCACTCCTTCATCGCCGGCCGCGACTTTCTCTCCTCCGCCAGGCACCGCTCCGCCAGCCCTAGAACCCTCTCCGCCGCCCCCACCGACGCCGGGTTCCGCCGCACCCTCGGGTCCATCGCCGTCGCCACGCCCCCTTCCTTGAACCGCCGGATCGCCTGAGTCCATCACCCCACATTATTAACACGTTAGATCGACGACGATGGGGAAGCGATTAAGCGAAGCCCGAAAAGGGCGAAGAAGATGGCATTACCCATCGCGTGGTCATGCGTTCCCGGCTGGCGCGGTTGCGTTCGATGGGACGCCTCCCCGAGATCATCTCTACCAGGAGGACGCCGAAGGAGTACACATCGCTCTTCTCCGTGAGCTGGTAGGTGCGAAGGTACTCCGGGTCCAGGTACCCCGCCGTGCCCTTGATCTGGGTCGATATGTGCGTCTTCTCCGGGTCCTCCTCCGCCAGCCGGGCGAACCCGAAGTCAGCCACCTTCGCCCGGAGCTTCTCCGTCAGCAGGATGTTCGAGGCCTTAACGTCTCTGTGGATGATCGGGTGATCTGCCAGGTCAAACAAaccaaaagaatcacatttacaAGTTGTAATGCATCAGATAATTGTGCTAATTGAAGGTCAGTTCTATTTTCCTTGGCTATTCTATTATCTACTCTAGCAGCAATCTGGATATGTTTCTTGTTGAAATTACAACACGGATCTTATCATTGTATCACTATACTTTTGTAGTTTGTCAATGATTGACAGATCCTATCTCAAAGGTCTGCCATGTCTAAGAAGATTATGATATGTAGGTAAGCTGACATGCTAAAATACAATTTCTCTTGTTTTAGTTGCTAGTAGGAGTTATTGCCATGTtcttaaaaacaataaaaataaaaaattcttccTTATATGAAAAATTTCCACACCCTTTATTTCAAACGTCTATGTTGGTGGCATCTAAAGTTCAATGTTAAACAACCATGCTAAACACACAGTTAGCTACCTGCATAAGTGTGCATATAAGCAATAGCATGAGCTACATCAATAGCAATGTTGAGTCGGTCCCCAATCTCTAGACCACTTCCTCTTGTTCCTGCATAGAATTGCATTACCTATCAAGATTTCAGTTAATTATATATAACCTGCTAAACATTGCATTCATACTTAATCTTGAAAATCACAGAACCTGGTAATGTTCTATACTTTTTCTTTCTGAATCAATATGGATTTCAGTGTAGGGAAAAGAACATTGCCTACCATCCAAGTGTTCACGTAGATTGCCGTTGCTAACATACTCAACCACCATCAGACGTTCTCTATCAGTCTCCAAATATCCAAGAAGTCTGACTAGGTTTGAATGCTCCACTTGTGACAAAATTTCTATTTCACTCTTGAACTCTACGCTTACGTGCATATGATTCATATTCTGTCATATCACAATCAGCTGAGGTTAGTTTTATATTTCTCGCTTTTTAAGTGCAATCATTGCtcttagagaaaaaaaaaactgctACTACAATTAGCTGATTGATAACTAAAAAGAGCTTCCTACCTTTTTATCTTGTTTCACTGCAATGAGGGATCCATCCTTGAGTTTGCCCTTATATATTGCACCAAATGCTCCTTGCCCAATTCTGTTTTCTATGGCAAAATTTGATGTTGCCTTGTTGATTTCTTCAATGGAAAAGATTATCCTTTCTTGTCGCGTCTCACTTTTGCCATAAGAACTTTGAGTTCTGTATCTATAGTTGCTACTGCTAGTTGATAGTTTTGAAGCTGCATCACAATAGTTTTGCGAAGGTGATCTTTAATATtgtatgaaaataataattcACATACACCCCATACAAACAAATGTGATAAAAAAATGTAAGTTTCAAGTTAAGTATGGTGTCTTGATTTCACTTCCATGTCTATTTATATAAATTGATTATGAAAAGAAATGGGCTTACATTTCTaagttctgttttttttttc contains:
- the LOC121997118 gene encoding calmodulin-binding receptor-like cytoplasmic kinase 2; translated protein: MQISGHYSSSFGSEIEDSGVRHGAPREPDLSMKSSYDSSTEIGRPKLQSRNSISLKAQAVASGFVGCFVPRSCITGNDADREVGMPDTSDYSSTSSSKLSTSSSNYRYRTQSSYGKSETRQERIIFSIEEINKATSNFAIENRIGQGAFGAIYKGKLKDGSLIAVKQDKKNMNHMHVSVEFKSEIEILSQVEHSNLVRLLGYLETDRERLMVVEYVSNGNLREHLDGTRGSGLEIGDRLNIAIDVAHAIAYMHTYADHPIIHRDVKASNILLTEKLRAKVADFGFARLAEEDPEKTHISTQIKGTAGYLDPEYLRTYQLTEKSDVYSFGVLLVEMISGRRPIERNRASRERMTTRWAIRRFKEGGVATAMDPRVRRNPASVGAAERVLGLAERCLAEERKSRPAMKECAEVLWGIRRDYQLMLKPRTVTASAPSSSLTAIEEREEVSGSGEYKSAKKMA
- the LOC121997115 gene encoding uncharacterized protein LOC121997115 isoform X1 — encoded protein: MAASQPLLLWCSLRSLPRAASSNSFEPRLGRREVLLRSSEVAALAAIFQFGGTKPSYLGVQKNPPSLALCPATNNCISTAEEITDNQHYAPPWNYNPEDGNRKNPISKEEAITELLQVVTTLKPDNFTPLIAERREDYIRVEYQSPIMGFIDDVEFWFPPGKNSIVEYRSASRTGNFDFDVNKKRIKALRLELEKKGWASQGNF
- the LOC121997115 gene encoding uncharacterized protein LOC121997115 isoform X2, yielding MAASQPLLLWCSLRSLPRAASSNSFEPRLGRREVLLRSSEVAALAAIFQFGGTKPSYLGVQKNPPSLALCPATNNCISTAEEITDNQHYAPPWNYNPEDGNRKNPISKEEAITELLQVTTLKPDNFTPLIAERREDYIRVEYQSPIMGFIDDVEFWFPPGKNSIVEYRSASRTGNFDFDVNKKRIKALRLELEKKGWASQGNF